GGCCTCAGGTTTCTGGTTCTTCTGGTTcttcatgttaatattttacatgAGAGCCAGGTAGATAATCTGTAAGTCTGCACTCAACATCAGATTGGTGGTAATACTTTCAGCACTGTCCCTCGGCTCTCAGGGTGACTACTGGGGTCTTTCCATCTTTCACTCCAGACTTGAGTGGCCCTTTGGCCTTCTTTTTcggtttagtttttgtttctggtttaaatattttatttattttatccttcaatatcaaaataacacatgctcattataaaaaatgtttcaaggggtggctgggtgactcagtcggttaagcctctgacttcagctcaggtcatgatcttgtggttcgtgagtttgagccccatgtcgagctctgtgctgacagcttggagcctggagcctgcttcagagtctgtgtgtgtctccctctctctctctgcccctcccatgatcaccctctctctgcctcaaaaataaacattaaatttttttaattttacaagaatattaaaaaagaaaactataagaatattaaaaaagaaaacatcaattaTAAGCTCACTATCCAGAGGTATTAATATTTGGGcatattaatttccatttttcctgtgcatttttcttatatttgagaTCATACTGCACATGCAATTTGTAGTTTACTTATATTTCTTAACattatctacctatccatccgACCAACACACGTTTTCCCCAAAATATCCAAAGGTTTTGTTTAACAGTATTCCTGATTATCTTTCCATGATATTAGGATCTCTATATAAGCATCATTCACCAAGTTAAAAAGTATatgcattttgcattttgaaatacATTGACAAAATAGTTTCCAGAAACATTTTACCAATTTCCACTCCAGATATTAGTTTTTGAGAGCCTGCTTCCccaatcctttatttattttctgctccATTTCTAGTCAGTTTTATACTCTGTTTTTGTTGCAGACTAATCTGTGTTTTTTATTGAGCCAGTGATCTTGAACTCCAGTGTATTCCAACCTCCAACTTGTGTACAGTTTAACTTATCTTGACTCTCCAGAATTTCCTTCTTCTAGGAATAAGCCATATTGACAAtcgtttatttttcttttagggaaGAAAGGCAGTGATCTTTCTGAGGTTCAGATAACCAACAATAACTCTCAGGGTCTCTGATGATGGCTCTCAGAGAGTGAGAAGAAAAGCCTGCAATTAAGGCTTTTGTATTTCCAACACCCTCCCTCAGTGCACATGAACCTCTATAGAAACTGAAAGTCACACGTGGCCCATTTGTTTCAGGGTCCTCAGAGGAGTTCTCTCACCCCATCCCTTGATGGCTTCATTTGCATAACCAAGAGGCTTTGGGATGAATTAGGTCAAGGTCTTGTCTCTAGCTTCTTGTTGAGCACTGACTTACTGAAAATTATAGCTCTCCCTTATTCCCAGTAGTTATCGATCTGATCTCAATACAGCATCTTTGGTCAAAAAGCAGCAAGTATCTGATGACTCTTTGGAGAACATCCAAACTGATTTTCAAAAGGCATATCTTCCCCTTATACTAAGTCACTTCCTGGTATGGGTCTAGTCCACTGAAAGGAAAATCTCTATAGGAAATTTGCTCAAATGGAAATAGTAAATCATAGTACTGATAATTTCAAATTGCACTGAGACCCTAGAAGCAGACGGGAAATTGCATTACTTCTCACCATAAAGAGTTTACAAAGGATTCTAGCCAAACACATCACTGGTCAAGAAGAacaggaatttgtattttaatgcaGTTTAAATATCTGAATATAAAGGGGGTCAGAATAGAGCACACAGGGCTAGCCTTAAGAGATACTGTTTCGGTATAATGCTTTACGTTCCATGAGTATTTGCATTTTGTGGCTTTTGTGGAGGGTGACATTGTTTTATCAAATAACCGAGGCTCCAGAGAGGCTATAGCACCCTTAGTTCAGGGGCTTGGCATGCAAAATGAGGGAAAGAGTAGAACTAGCACACAACTAACAGCACAGAGGACAGTCCCACAGCTTTATAGACCCTGCCTCTAGGCTTTGCTGCTGGCTTGCCTCTGGAAATGCACAGCATGGCATTGAGATTTTGAGCTTGGAGAAATGAGTGACCAGGATATGGGACCAGGATTCCCTTTGGAGTCTAATAGCCCACCCAAGGATGTCTTGATCAGGGTCAGCAAtccattttattctaaatgtcaCACCATTTGCTCTAGGCAGGCCCTCTGGGGACACTAGCAGGTCTCaggcagaataaaaataatagcaaacatgGAGATGCTAGTACTTACTATTGCCAGGCtttgttttaactgttttatatatattaacatggTTCCtactcacaacaatcctatgggGAAGGTAGTAAAAAAGTAGTgggagagaaaaaatggaaaaaagcagGGGAAGAAAAGGGCAAGAAGAATCCAATgcaattcaacaattatttattaagcacaACTCTGTTCTGGGGATATGGTAATGAACAAGATGAAGGGGGGTGTAAAGGGGAgtacaggtagagagagaaggaggagagaaaggagaaagggggtggaaaggaggagagaagagaaaaggagaggagaaataatgaCGAGAAAGGAAAGCTGTGCACATGGCAGGCAATGGTAATAGGAAAAACCTTCCCCATGACCTCAGGGGTTGGCCACACTTTCtgggctgaggctgaggctgtTTTCCTCTGGCCCAGGCTCTTACCCTCATTACCACGAGGTTGGTGCACACATAATCATTCCAATAATCCAGCCCACTCCAGACAACATGGGCCCGATGCAGCCCAAGGCAGGTAGTTTACACCCTGGTTTAGACAGTGCTTTTCCCCAGTTTACACAGGTTGATGACCTATTGTGGCACGTGAACTTTTACTGTTTTCTCAATCTGCctcctactttttcttcttctaagggTCTCAGTGACACAAGTATACATTTTGGGCCTTCAAACAATCTTTTACCAAATGGCTTATTTTTATCCTACCACCATCGACAATATCACTTTCCTGCCAAGTTTTGCCAAGGTGCCCGTTTCCAACATTTGCTACCTGTTCAGATGATCACCTCATgccacttttttctcttcttgttcccCCCGCAACCCTACTCGGAAAGGACCCTTACATCCCATTCTGATCATTGGAAAGGACCACCAGGGCCTTGTGCTGATGACACTCCCACCCTCTGTCAGCCTTCTCTGCCAGCAGAGGATATGGCACCAGCCACGCTTTCTCGCCAGCCTTCAGGGATCCCATGAAAAATAATTGTTGCTGCTGCCCAGCCTCTGCCATGCCCCAGACCCACCTCAGTCCTGACTTAATGCAGGTAGCTTTCCAGATGCATTGAGATGCCAGGACTTTGAAGGTGTGACTCGATCTCAGAAGACACTGGCCCTGGAGACATATTCTTACAGTCCAGAGAGGAAGGACAGTCTGAGCAAACCCCACCCTTTCACAGCCACTCAgttccctttttttgtttcctgacTTAAAccgatgtcttttttttcttctcagcagCATGGTATCTGGTTCCCTGCCTCTGTTCCTataccaccccccctccccgagcCCCCAGCTGTCCCCGCCCTTCATTTGCTTGAGACCTCTGACACTACTATCTTAAGTCTGCTCTGAAAGAAACCTTCTCAACATTACTTGGGACAGTGAGACTCTAGATGGGTCTGGGTTGAGCAGACAGGTCATCAGGCTGACCTCCCCAAGGTGAAGGGACGACATGCCTAAAGAACTGTGGGGATATTCAGCAGAGAGAGTGGAGACTTacaggaaagaggagaaatgcAGACCTTCAGAGATGTATCAAAGGGTCTAATGAGGAAGAGTCTTTACAGTCTCATGTCCTTGAAGGCAGAGGagattcaaggtcacacagttaaacTTGATAATGAAAGATGGAGACTGCTCACAAGGGGACCCccaaagtgcagagcctgagagaggtagagacaagACTTCCCCCTGCTGAGTCATTTTCTAAGAAAGCATGTTTTTCTACagataaaaatgtacaaatgtaaGCCCTCACAAAGACCTGTGCCCTTCCCCATTTTCTGCGGATgttgattttctccatttcagattctgcctcagggattaactctttttttaaaatttttttcaacatttatttattattgagagacagaaacagagcatgagcatgggaggggcagagataggaggagacacagaatccgaagcaggctcaaggctctgagctatcagcatagagcccgacttggggctcgaactcacaaaccgtgagatcatgacctgagccaaaatcggacactcaaccgactgagccacccaggtgcccctcagggaTTAACTCTTAATTTACAccttttcctttaattctgtAAGTCTATAAACCAGACTAAGTGTGTTAATTGAAGCCTGAATGTTTCCTCAACTACTTCTTGGCCTGTGTTCTGGCCACAATCATCTCTTGGAGGATTCTCCTAGGAAATGAAGACAGTACTGGCTGCAGACCAGGATGGCGGCAGAGCCCCTGCTGACTGGTTGGCTTTCCCACCTTGACACATCAGGCACTGCCATGTTTACTTGCCCTACATGCTGTATCCTAAGATCACAGATCTCACTAGAAGTGTGTCAGAAGTCTTAAGgcaacaaaactttttaaaacacattttgtagGGATGGTAGAGTGGATAATCGTCACATCTGCACAAGATAGATATATCCTTTCACTAGTCACTTCTGAACAGCTGCTCTGGTCCTCTGACTGAGAGTTGGTCACAGacattctcctcccctccccttttcgtCAGTCAGATGCTACCTGTTGTCACATGGCCTATCCCTTCTCGAGGGCCATCTTGGGGTGGAGACCGGAAATTGATAAGCATACAATGGGGGATCTGGAAAAGGGAGAGTGAGACAAGGGGATAGGGTAAAATAAACCTATGCACTTTTTTACCATCTGCCCATGAGCCTTTCCCTAACACATTTCTCTAGATGACAGAACGGCTGCACCCAAATAGTGCAAATAAATGGCCTAGTGTCGCCTCAGAAGATTCCCGATGTAATGTAAGGTTTTTTTGGGTGATATCctgttgaacattttttaatgaactttgAGGAAGATATAGGAAGTAGCCTAGCTAATCTGGGAATGGGCAAGGCTGTTATGAGTTAGATTGGATGACAGAACTGGAGCAATCAGTTTGCAAAAAAGGTCTTGGTCACCTGGTGTGATAAGCCAACTTCAACCAAGTGTATTTTACCAAAGCTAAGGGATGTGCCCCATAATTGGGCACCGAATTGAACTTCAAAGGACTCCAGGTGAAAGTGGGATTGCAGTAGCATTTGTGAAAATGGTTCATAGGTTTTTGCTGATAATGATCAAGAGAAATGTCAGGTCAGTAACATGGCTGCCAGAAAATCCAAGGTCATATTAGGCTTCCTTGTATAAGTAAAATATCTAGACAGAGGAAAGTGAATAGGTCACCTACTCTGCAAGGTGAGGCCATATCTAGACTCTTGTGTTAAGTTCTGAGTGCCTTGtcttaagaaaaattaagcaggagTATGTCCAAAACAGAGACCAGGATTAGTGAAGGAAATCAAAACCAAAGCCATGTTACACAGGTGTAATAGAAAGAACTAAGGTTGATTAGACTAACAGGGGCCATGttcattgtcttcatttttccatttgacTAATGTCAAAACCCTGTAGAAACTCTTCAAATGTCAGTAAGACTGCCTAAGAGCctaaagagaagaagaaaatgtcaagaCTATGGGCTGGCTGTTTGGCAAAGAAAGTTTTAGGAAATGTAGCAGGTAGTGGTAATGTTTTTATTGTCTCCTTCCCAGAGACCATCCAACAAAAAGAGGATGATCAGAGAATCAACTCTGGACTCATGGGTATTCCTGGAGAGTTATGCAAGCATGAGATCCTAAGCTTTCATAGTTCCTTAGCCCTTAGTCACTGGTACCCCTTCCAGAGTCCCTGATCAATTCTCTCACTTCATCATCCTCTACCCTGCAGATGCCCCTGCTTCCCCCATGTGATGTTGTGGTTAGGTGCAAGGCTGTGGTGTTAGAACTACCTGGGTTGAGATTTCAGCTCCACAAAATAATCACTTGTATTGTGCCTGAGTTTCCTTACCTGTGACATGTTCATAACAGTACGCAATATATGGATTGTTAGGATTACAAGAGGTAGTATATAAGGTGTTTAGGAAAATGCCTGGTATATAAGAAGTCCTCAATAATTGTTAGCTATTATAATTACCAGGCCACAACAGCCATATTGTATAATGTTAAAGAAACCCAGAATCTGGAGTCAGATCACCTGTGTTTATATCCTGGCTCCACTAAATACTATTAACATTGGGCAAAATGTTGAATATACTATTTGAATAGCTTATGGCCTCAactttctcatgtgtaaaatgggaataatagtactCCCTACCTCTTAGAATTACTGTATTTTATGAAACAATcaactttaacttttttattaaattttttaaatatttatttttgaaagagaaaacacaagctggggaggggcagggggagagagagagagagagagagagagagagagagagaacccaaagcaggatcgatgttgtcagcacagagccccatgcatggcttgaactcgcaacctgggatcatgatctgagcctaagttggagacttaatggactgagccattcaatttaaatttttttaattttttaatttatttttgatacacacacacacacacagacagagcatgagtgggagaggggcagagagagagggagacacagaatttgaagcaggctccaggctccgagctgtcagcacaaagcctgacacggggcttgaactcgcggactgagagatcatggcctgagctgaagtcggaagctcaaccgattgagccacacaggcgcccctgagccatccaattttatttatttatttttttaatttttattttttttaatttttttttaacatttatttatttttgagacagggagagacagagcatgaacaggggagggtcagagagagggagacacagaatctgaaacaggctccaggctctgaactgtcagcacagagcctgacgcggggctcaaactcacggaccgcgagatcatgacccgagccaaagtcggccgctcaaccgactgagccactcaggcgccccaagccatCCAATTTTAAATACTCAGTGCACTGAAGTCTTTCTCTGctagactctttttttaatttaatatttatttttgagagagagagagcaagcgagcaggggaggagcaaagagagaatctgaagcaggctcagattCAGTCACTCAGCCGGAAACaggcccaggcacccctctgttggACTCTTGAAACCTAGCACATGCCTTCTGCCAGGTACACAGGAAGGGAAGAGCGGTAGATACTTTCTATCTCTGCCTGTTTATTGCTATTGCGGTAAGTGAAAAGTTTCATTGTCTCTTCAGAACAGCAGCCAGCTTGCTCCTTCAACAAacgggtgctttttttttttttttttttttgcaaagtacagtactttgtaattatatatttatgagaGTGTATTTGATTATTTGATTGTTGTGTCACTCTCCTAGAAGAGTGCCCAACACAGAATAggaattcaataaacatttgttgaatggacCAAACAGCCACGTGATAAATGAAATAGGGCACTGGCTCCCTCCAAGCCAATCCCTCCACCAGCAGTTCACTGTCAAAAGACGTTCCCAGTGTCCTTGAAGTGGGACAGTAATGGCACATGGGTGAGTAGGGCTGTTCCATTTGGCCCTAGTCCTTGCTTTCCTTGGAGATAGGGACAGGGAAGCTCAAGGGTCTAGAATGAGCGCTGCTTCCCTCATTTAACGCTGCTACCTAGCGGCGTCCACTGAAAGTGATGAAGTGAGGAAACATTGCAAAGAGGGAAGACCGGAGGAAGTCAAAGACAGGATCTGCCTCCGGCCAAACCCTTTCTTAAACTCCCGCCCACGGCTACCAAGCAGGTCATCTCAGTCGCCAGGGGGCGGTGCTCACAAAGCCTTAGACTCTATGGTCATTTTCGCCAACTCCCATGAGCAAGAGCGACCAGAAACCTCCTATATACTTCCGTTTCCGGCCTGGCCTCTCTCTTTCCGTGCCGATAGCCTTCTCGCAGCCATGGTAGGACCTTGGGGAGGGGCCCTGTAACATCCAGTTTAATCTTCTCATACCCTTTGACGGTGCCGTCCCAGGATGGCTCTGGGCCCACGCGTGGACTCGATGTACCAAAGAAACCCAGTGTTGCTGGGGTGGACCCCGGAGGCACTGGGCTTTGGGGCCAGGAAATGAAGCGATGGGATCAAAGAGGTAGttaggtgggggtggagggaatgtGCTGACTTTGGGGCTCACAGGAGGCCGCTGTATTGGAAGCACTTGCGGCTGTACCACCTTCTAGTCGAGTGTTGTGTGCTAGCGAGGAATCTTGAGAGTCGAGCTGTCATGGGATGTCTTAGCTTCAGCTGGGTAGGTCAAGGCATTGTGCAATTTTATCTGATAACCCTGCTCATTCTAAACTGTGTGCTTACTAGGTGAACGTTCCTAAAACCCGCCGGACTTTCTGCAAGAAGTGTGGCAAGCACCAACCCCACAAAGTGACACAGTACAAGAAAGGCAAAGATTCTCTTTATGCCCAGGGTAAGACAGTCTGTACGTAATTTGGTTTTAATGCATCATTCGTATACTAGTATAAGAAATGAGCGGTCCTGTGCGCCCTCTCCCCTAATTTGAGTATTGATAATTATGCTGGGAAAACCAAGATAAAACCTGTAAGAAAAGAAGACTTTACCATGTGGCAGTTGTGATTATCTTTGGTATACCATAACAAATAACTTTATTCTCCCAGGAAAGCGGCGTTATGACAGGAAGCAGAGTGGCTATGGTGGGCAAACTAAGCCGATTTTCCGGAAAAAGGTTAGTAGTAATTACTGTTTGACATGCTGCCCACCTACTGTGGTAAAGACATTGCATTTTTCTATGGCCCACATTTCTCCAGTACAGGTGTGTGTCATTGAAGTTCTCTGTTAACCTGCAGTGACCTGTCCCGTAGGCAGTGGAGCTGGGAATGCAACCCAGGGCTGACCCTAGTCTGCAATACTGTATCATctcagtgttttattctttttgtcctTCCCTTACTGAAAAGGCAAACATCAAGTTAAATGAATGCGTCCTGCCTTCCTAAGAACTGAAGTTTGAGTACATCACTAAATCTTTTCCTTTGCCCTGTTTCCTGTCATGCGTTAGTGAATCCTCAGTCTTTGCTTGCAGTAAGAATTACTTGCTTACTTTGTTTTTCAGCTCAGAAGCCTGCAGTCAGCTACCTATCTCATGAACTTGTAAAGCTCTTTAAAATTGTCATTTAGGCCTTCCACTGGTCTGAATTTTCTGTCATTCTCATCCAGGCCAAATGAGTTTCTTTTCTGCCCCAGGTGATTGGCTACCCCTTAAAgtacacagtgcctggaacagcatTCTTACGAACACAGCATTTCTTTTGGTGCTTTGCTCATTCAGCCTAGTTTCAGAAAATATCAAGGAATAACTAGCATTCATTTAGGTGCTGTAAATGGTTTGATCTCGAGGTGGTAAAAGGAATACCTGATAGCCTTTTCACATTCAGCTAATTTGTTTAAGATGGGGAGATTCTGCCTAGGTTTTGGCTTTTTTGTGAACTGTGAACTGGTAGCAGTAGGATTCTTGTTATAGGAGTAGGCTTAAAAAGTTTATTAGTGGACCTTGAGTTAAATGATACAGCTGAATGCACATAAATTGTATACATAGTTTTATGTAGTCTCCGGAGAACAGATTAAGTAACAATTATTAGCCCTATTCAGTGAGAAAGTTGGGTTTATTTCATAGTTTCATGCACTTGGTTGACCCATTTCTGTCATTTGAAAAAGCTTTCCTTTAAGTAGTACTTAACCCAACAGTGCTATTTTTGAAGAAAGATTTTCTCTAGTGATTTATGAAGGGtttgacttaattttttccaGGCTAAAACCACAAAGAAGATTGTTCTGAGGCTTGAATGTGTTGAGCCCAACTGCAGATCTAAGAGAATGCTGGCTATTAAGAGATGCAAGCATTTTGAACTGGGAGGAGATAAGAAGAGAAAGGTATATAATTATGGGTGGAGGGTGCAATCTTTTCTACTGGAAGAGGTGAACATTTCTCCCCACTTACTGATTGTGGAATCAAGAATTGGGCAATCCTCTTAAAATACCTAGATCCGTTAGCTGAAGGTATGAGGTTTTTGGTGTTGGTTTTGGCATGAGTAGTAGAAGGATAATGAAAAGTGACTTAAAAGATGGTGATCACTTTAGGGACGGAGGGTCTACTTGGAGTAAAGGTTCTTTGCAACGTTAAAAAAACTCACTTATTTTCTGTTCCATTACAGGGCCAAGTGATCCAGTTCTAAGCTTCATATTTTGTTATGAAGGCAATAAAATCTTGAAGTTACGTTCACTTCATTTGGTTGCAGTTGGTCTTTTGAGCATGAAATAAACTAGCACCCTCAACAAAATTCTGTTCGTGGGGAAATTTATGGTTGATGGTTCTTTTGGGTACTGTGCTCATTTTGGATTGAATCTAAACTGGTTGAACTCACATGAGACATGATTTCTCAGTTTTCACCTCAATTACTTGGGGTTCATGGGATTCTGTTTGCTGTTAAAGGTTATTGGTTACCATGGGACATAAGTAGAGATCTGCATTCACTAACATGGTGAGATCAGTAACAATTACACAGTGAATGTAAGTTTACTAAGAGTGAAATTCTCATATACCCTTGCTACTGCAATAATTTAATGAGGAAATTAGGCCCAGTTTTTTTGGCATAGTATACTATATTGTGTCCTCAGACTTATTCTCAACATTTTGATGTGCCCTGTCAAATTTTGAAGTAGACCTAAATTCTCATGTACAAACCACTGCAGAAGATAAAGTTTCTAGTGAATTGAGCTGCTCAGTGGAATTTAACAGAGGTATCTGTCAATTAAAGATGTCTAATAGTTGTAagttttacattcttttcctttttgtatacTATTGTATACTTGATTCTTCCTGATGTTCAGCTTTTCATACTTGTGTAGCAAAACTGGAGACAAAGTGTATAAGCAATATATTTTGGTAACTACATCTCAATGAGATGGAGTTTTCTTACAGATTACTTTGTTTCCATGAGTGAGGAAGCCTGGGCTTGCCAGTTTTAGCAACTGATGATTATtcctccagttttattgagaatgGTAATCACCTGACAGGCAAAGGAATTAACATGTACTTTGTGGGCCTTTTGTGCCCTGCTAGTTTTGTGCTGTAGTGCATTAGGATGGGTGAGCTGCATGCCTTTGGTCGTGTTGGAGAAGGGGGATTTTAAAAGGGGAGGTGGTGAGGCTGGCTGGAAGCTTTAAGGTTTGGTACTCAGGCAAATGAACTGTAGGAAAGGGAGGGAATTGTAATGTCTGGAAATTCCTTTCAAATGATTCACTCCCACATACCCCAGTCTGAAGGTCATTGCCTCATCACATTCTTTAGAGGAGGTGGCTTAAAGGGGGGAGGGTGTTCTGGCCAAAGGCCTGGTACTTTAGGTCACAATGTATCAACTATTGCTGGCGAAAGTAAGTCATATGCATTTGTTGGATCTAGACTGCAAACCACTGGGATTTGGAAACCTAAGTGGTGGGGTGTTTCTTGACAAGATTATTCCAAGCAACTCAGTAGGTAGTAGTGTAAGAGTTAAAAGTCTGGGCCGAAATCCTGGCTGAAGTTTATAGTGGATAAGTACCTGCCTCAGGGTTGTTGGTGAGGATTAAAATGAGTCCATATACTTTATGCatctagaagagtgcctggcagaTAGAGTGTGCCCAATAAATTACAGCTATTATTTCTCATCTGTTAACATTTGTTCAAAAGCTTTTTCACAAAATGTTCTCTAAAGATACATTTGGAAGTTCTTAAAAAACTCCACTGTGGAAAATTTTATTGAAGGAAATGCTGGCCGAAGTgggaatggaagaaaaaggagacaccAATGGGGTAGTCCCTTTGGCAACAagatacacatttaaaagaaagctttGTAATGTGGTCTAATTTGCTGCCAGCCGAAGTAAAACCGTGCCTGTGGGatttatctgaatttttaaatctgaagtcCACTGATAAAACCCAAGTTTTCTCTTCGCAGGCAGGAGCTG
The DNA window shown above is from Lynx canadensis isolate LIC74 chromosome X, mLynCan4.pri.v2, whole genome shotgun sequence and carries:
- the LOC115506993 gene encoding 60S ribosomal protein L36a-like, giving the protein MVIFANSHEQERPETSYILPFPAWPLSFRADSLLAAMVNVPKTRRTFCKKCGKHQPHKVTQYKKGKDSLYAQGKRRYDRKQSGYGGQTKPIFRKKAKTTKKIVLRLECVEPNCRSKRMLAIKRCKHFELGGDKKRKGQVIQF